Proteins encoded in a region of the Elizabethkingia bruuniana genome:
- a CDS encoding efflux RND transporter permease subunit, which produces MKKSFFVTYRSPLLILIFLILTGGIYSYTKIQSALFPQVTFPKIKIIADVGQQPVSQMSVGVTKVLENAIKKVPDLQVLKSTTSRGSCEISAFLSWNTNVDLAKQQVESSINEVRNQLPPETNITVEKMNPSILPVIGYSLNSDTKDPIALKQLALYTIKPFLSQVPGVSEIRVIGGQDKEFRVLMNQQMMARLGITSASVEQAINNTNFIKSNGYSSDFRYLYLTLTDAQIRNENQLKNLVISNNGNRIVLLGDIAEINIHQAKQYIKVNANGKESILIAVIQQPNANVVELTKAMDAKINDLQKTLTKDVVLKPYYVQADFVNDSIKSVTDALWIGLLLAIIVAVIFLRSWKASAVILITIPITLSLTLLVLYAIGQTFNIMTLGAIAAAIGLIIDDAIVVVEQIHRTHEEHPEESSKTLVQKAINYLLKAMIGSSLSTIVIFLPFILMSGVAGAYFKVMTNTMIITLVCSFFATWLLLPILYLLLSTGKTKEKNLQHHDVKERKWVGFFIHKPVFSYAFISLLIISTVLILPNISTGFLPEMDEGSIVLDYKSPPGTSLEETDRELKVVEKIIVANPAVAAYSRRTGTQMGFFITEPNTGDYLIQLKKNRNKTTAEVTDEIRSKIEASGLPLTVDFGQVISDMLGDLMSSVQPIEIKIFGTDQKVIENYSKKVSDIVAKVNGTADVFDGIVIAGPSMIVTPKLQVLAQYQISLPDFQSQLQANLDGNIAGNIFDQVQFTPIRLLYNNRTNQSLSDINNSMISLPNGTLKPLSEFATVNITSGSAEVNREDLQTLGIVTARLDNGDLGGTIKEIQKQIDQKIKLPTGYNIVYGGAYAEQQRSFKELFVILGVSCLLVFSVMLFLFRNITVAFLILFISVLGISGGILLLYLTNTPLNVGSYTGLIMMVGIIGENAIFTYLQFHESLASKTKEQAIIYAISTRLRPKLMTALGAIIALMPLALGIGTGAQMHQPLAIAVIGGFLVALPLLLIVFPTLLNKIQSKHTEE; this is translated from the coding sequence ATGAAAAAGTCATTTTTTGTAACTTACAGAAGCCCCTTATTGATTCTGATTTTTCTCATCCTTACAGGTGGCATCTATTCTTACACCAAAATTCAATCTGCCTTGTTTCCGCAGGTTACTTTTCCGAAAATAAAGATCATTGCAGACGTAGGACAACAACCTGTTAGTCAGATGAGCGTAGGCGTAACAAAGGTATTGGAAAATGCTATAAAGAAAGTTCCTGATCTGCAGGTTCTAAAAAGCACAACCAGCCGGGGAAGTTGTGAAATATCAGCATTTCTTTCCTGGAACACTAATGTTGATCTTGCAAAACAACAGGTAGAAAGCAGCATTAATGAAGTTCGGAATCAATTACCTCCGGAGACCAATATCACGGTAGAAAAAATGAATCCTTCCATTCTACCGGTAATAGGATATTCTTTGAACTCTGATACCAAAGATCCTATAGCACTCAAACAACTTGCGCTTTATACAATCAAGCCTTTCCTCTCTCAGGTTCCCGGGGTTAGTGAGATAAGGGTAATAGGTGGGCAAGACAAAGAATTTCGGGTGCTGATGAACCAGCAAATGATGGCCCGATTAGGAATTACCTCGGCTTCGGTTGAACAGGCTATAAACAATACAAACTTTATTAAATCTAATGGGTATTCCTCTGATTTCAGATATTTATACCTAACCCTTACCGATGCACAAATACGCAATGAAAACCAGCTCAAGAATCTGGTTATCAGCAATAACGGAAACAGAATTGTATTATTAGGAGATATTGCCGAGATTAATATTCATCAGGCAAAGCAGTATATTAAAGTCAATGCTAACGGAAAAGAAAGTATTTTAATTGCTGTTATTCAGCAGCCCAATGCAAATGTTGTAGAACTGACAAAGGCAATGGATGCGAAAATTAATGATCTGCAAAAAACGCTGACTAAAGACGTAGTACTAAAGCCTTATTACGTTCAGGCAGATTTTGTAAATGATTCTATAAAGAGTGTAACAGATGCACTCTGGATAGGCCTTCTCCTCGCTATTATTGTAGCCGTTATATTCCTTCGTTCCTGGAAAGCGAGTGCTGTCATATTAATTACAATACCTATTACCCTAAGTCTTACCCTGTTGGTACTATATGCCATCGGACAAACCTTCAACATTATGACTTTAGGTGCTATTGCCGCAGCAATAGGTCTTATTATAGACGATGCTATTGTCGTAGTGGAACAGATACATCGTACACATGAGGAACACCCTGAAGAGTCATCCAAAACACTGGTGCAAAAGGCTATTAATTATTTATTAAAAGCAATGATAGGTTCTTCGTTGAGTACTATTGTTATATTTTTACCTTTCATCCTGATGAGTGGTGTTGCAGGAGCTTATTTTAAAGTAATGACAAACACAATGATCATCACTTTGGTCTGCTCTTTCTTTGCTACATGGCTGTTATTACCAATTCTTTATTTGCTTCTTTCTACGGGAAAAACAAAAGAAAAAAATCTTCAGCATCACGATGTAAAAGAAAGAAAATGGGTAGGTTTCTTTATCCATAAACCTGTCTTTAGTTATGCTTTTATATCACTGCTTATCATAAGTACTGTTCTTATTTTGCCCAACATCTCTACAGGTTTTTTACCGGAAATGGATGAAGGGAGTATTGTATTAGACTATAAATCGCCACCAGGAACTTCATTGGAGGAAACAGACCGGGAGCTAAAAGTAGTTGAAAAAATAATCGTCGCGAACCCTGCTGTTGCGGCTTATAGCAGAAGAACAGGAACCCAGATGGGATTCTTTATTACAGAGCCGAATACCGGAGATTATCTGATCCAGCTAAAAAAGAACCGAAATAAGACTACTGCAGAAGTTACAGATGAAATCCGTTCAAAAATAGAAGCTTCCGGACTTCCTTTAACGGTAGATTTCGGGCAGGTAATTTCTGATATGCTGGGTGATTTGATGAGTAGTGTTCAGCCTATTGAAATTAAAATATTTGGTACTGATCAAAAGGTCATTGAAAATTACTCAAAAAAAGTATCTGATATTGTCGCAAAAGTAAATGGTACTGCCGATGTATTTGATGGAATTGTTATCGCTGGTCCTTCAATGATTGTTACTCCCAAACTACAAGTGCTGGCTCAGTATCAGATTTCTCTGCCAGATTTCCAAAGCCAGCTCCAGGCCAATTTGGATGGGAATATTGCCGGCAATATTTTTGATCAAGTTCAGTTCACGCCTATCAGACTGTTATACAACAACAGAACTAACCAGTCCCTGAGCGACATTAATAACAGCATGATTTCATTACCCAACGGAACTTTGAAACCATTAAGTGAGTTTGCTACAGTCAATATTACCAGTGGTTCTGCAGAAGTCAACAGAGAAGATTTACAAACTTTAGGAATCGTAACAGCCAGGTTGGATAATGGAGATTTGGGTGGAACGATTAAAGAAATCCAAAAGCAAATTGATCAAAAAATAAAACTACCGACGGGATACAATATCGTTTATGGCGGGGCATACGCAGAGCAGCAGAGATCATTCAAAGAACTCTTCGTTATACTGGGGGTTTCCTGTCTGCTAGTATTCTCAGTTATGCTTTTCCTCTTCAGGAATATTACTGTAGCCTTTCTTATTTTATTTATTTCTGTTTTGGGTATTTCCGGAGGGATATTGCTCTTATACCTTACCAATACACCGCTTAATGTAGGAAGCTATACAGGATTGATTATGATGGTGGGAATTATTGGAGAGAATGCTATTTTCACATACTTACAATTTCATGAAAGCCTTGCATCCAAAACAAAAGAGCAGGCCATTATATATGCTATCAGTACAAGGCTCCGACCAAAACTAATGACTGCTTTAGGTGCTATTATAGCTTTAATGCCTTTGGCGTTGGGCATTGGTACAGGCGCACAAATGCACCAGCCGCTCGCCATTGCTGTAATTGGTGGATTTCTGGTAGCCTTGCCACTTTTACTTATTGTATTTCCGACTTTATTAAACAAAATTCAATCAAAACATACCGAAGAATGA
- a CDS encoding phosphatase PAP2 family protein, with the protein MKFLIFLLLPLAIFAQNDSLNTQAKDSLVSITHSSIAKDSLSVHPSFQLKPKQFIIPGVLITYGVLATETKWFKKINFDTRNEITEDHPTFRTTIDNYTQFVPGAAVFALQAFGVKGESSVKKELIVYAMSLGISTAIVVPTKKLTHQERPDGSNNQSFPSGHTALAFASAEFLRREYWNVSPWIGIAGYAVATGTGILRMYNNKHWLGDVAAGAGIGILSTTLSYWLYDKIHIGGNAKHQAFLFPGYSNKQFTIGFVKQF; encoded by the coding sequence ATGAAATTCTTAATCTTTCTCTTATTGCCATTAGCAATATTTGCCCAGAATGACAGCCTTAATACACAGGCTAAGGATAGTCTTGTTAGCATAACACATAGCAGCATAGCCAAAGATAGTTTGTCTGTACATCCTTCTTTTCAGTTAAAACCTAAACAGTTTATCATACCCGGGGTCTTAATTACCTATGGCGTATTGGCTACAGAAACCAAATGGTTTAAAAAAATAAACTTTGATACCCGAAACGAAATAACTGAGGACCATCCTACCTTTAGAACTACAATCGATAATTATACTCAATTTGTACCCGGCGCTGCAGTCTTTGCTCTTCAGGCCTTTGGAGTAAAAGGGGAAAGCTCGGTAAAAAAAGAATTAATTGTATATGCAATGTCTTTAGGAATTTCTACAGCCATTGTAGTACCCACTAAGAAATTAACACATCAGGAAAGACCTGATGGCAGCAATAATCAGTCTTTTCCATCAGGACATACAGCTTTAGCCTTTGCTTCCGCCGAATTTCTTCGCAGAGAATATTGGAATGTTTCTCCATGGATAGGTATTGCAGGTTATGCCGTTGCTACAGGAACAGGGATTCTAAGGATGTATAATAATAAGCATTGGCTGGGTGATGTTGCAGCAGGAGCTGGAATAGGAATTCTTTCCACTACTCTTTCTTACTGGCTTTATGATAAAATCCATATTGGCGGAAATGCCAAACATCAGGCCTTTTTGTTTCCCGGATATAGTAATAAACAATTTACGATAGGCTTTGTAAAGCAATTTTAA
- a CDS encoding Fur family transcriptional regulator produces the protein MRNTIAKAKILELINHSEVALSHSEIEKLTEGLCNRVTIYRVLDRLTEEGHIHRFINIDGHQKFAACHHCDAQHHHNHAHFSCTQCGTVSCLEDVEPVYKLPKEYKVQDMNFVLSGVCPRCVK, from the coding sequence ATGAGAAACACGATTGCCAAAGCAAAAATACTGGAACTGATTAATCATTCTGAGGTTGCGCTGTCTCATTCTGAAATAGAAAAATTGACGGAAGGATTGTGCAACAGAGTTACCATATACCGTGTACTAGACAGATTAACGGAAGAAGGACACATCCATAGGTTTATCAACATAGACGGTCATCAGAAATTTGCTGCCTGTCATCATTGTGATGCCCAGCACCATCATAACCATGCACACTTTAGCTGTACACAGTGTGGGACAGTTTCTTGTCTGGAAGATGTAGAACCTGTTTATAAACTTCCAAAGGAATATAAAGTACAGGATATGAACTTTGTCCTATCTGGCGTTTGCCCGAGATGTGTTAAATAA
- a CDS encoding TonB-dependent receptor, which produces MCQLDVRSRNVLNKSLFPYIDQFAKDHFVEYELSEDDLYTFRPTYRNSKDGKDYPNPKNDLYIPGQDATKDRYRREVNSIKDLGPVKDGEITNSHSERNSFHIGTGYVGESFYVGAAYQNSYSYFGAPGYAMPKMPEHSHGNKPQEKIDYLPINVMSLTHKAMLESAYKFRNFPLAGIKLSYMGVFSENTEMLGRRRANQLDVNQHNGRVELVQQKIKFLTGTTGVEVQYREMDGSGNLRYLPNNISREIGFYTMQHLNFNFLEFDLGYRNDHVQRRADADKNYVRSRGMSGGKLSDRDFTLNQYHAGMTWNIFKKGYLKAQYNHSERAPEINELYAGNNHYALMVEENGDDRLDKEVAKTWEIGGGLNLKNVRLAASWYHTKYDNYIYLAHTGISRAGGFSVKEWRSDNTEINGIEAEAAYKFDLTKFGKWEFGSYFDLVRNISVADSSIRKWSDGDYMPNMPTSRFGFNLAGTINRFSLNVSLDHYMKQKYLGKNINPELPMPAYSLLNTRISYESTLSNLNIEYYVTGNNLLNKEARPQNSPLKFLAPLPGINISVGVKIKV; this is translated from the coding sequence ATGTGCCAATTGGATGTGCGTTCCAGAAATGTACTGAATAAAAGTCTTTTTCCTTATATAGACCAGTTTGCAAAAGACCATTTTGTGGAATATGAACTTTCAGAAGATGATCTTTATACTTTCAGACCAACCTACAGGAATTCGAAAGACGGAAAGGATTATCCAAATCCTAAAAATGATCTATACATCCCCGGACAAGACGCTACGAAAGACCGTTACAGAAGAGAAGTAAACAGTATAAAAGATTTAGGTCCTGTAAAAGACGGAGAGATTACAAACAGCCATTCGGAGAGAAACTCTTTTCATATTGGTACCGGTTATGTTGGGGAATCCTTTTATGTAGGAGCGGCTTATCAGAATTCTTACTCCTACTTTGGTGCTCCGGGTTATGCAATGCCAAAGATGCCGGAACATTCACATGGTAATAAGCCTCAGGAAAAAATAGACTATCTTCCGATTAATGTAATGAGCTTAACGCATAAGGCCATGCTGGAATCTGCTTACAAATTCCGAAACTTTCCTTTGGCCGGTATAAAACTGAGCTATATGGGTGTTTTTTCTGAGAATACAGAAATGTTGGGCAGACGAAGAGCTAATCAGCTTGATGTAAATCAGCACAACGGGCGTGTAGAATTAGTACAGCAAAAGATAAAATTCTTAACAGGAACAACAGGTGTAGAAGTACAATACCGTGAAATGGATGGGAGTGGAAATCTACGTTATTTACCCAATAATATCAGCCGTGAAATAGGATTCTATACGATGCAGCACCTTAACTTCAATTTTCTTGAATTCGATTTAGGTTACCGCAATGATCATGTACAGCGAAGAGCGGATGCAGATAAAAACTATGTGAGAAGTCGTGGCATGTCTGGTGGAAAACTTTCTGACAGAGATTTTACCCTAAATCAGTATCATGCAGGAATGACTTGGAATATATTTAAAAAAGGCTATTTAAAAGCACAGTACAACCACTCTGAAAGGGCTCCCGAAATAAATGAGCTTTATGCAGGAAACAATCATTATGCACTAATGGTAGAGGAAAATGGAGATGACAGACTAGATAAAGAAGTTGCTAAAACTTGGGAAATTGGCGGCGGACTAAATCTAAAGAATGTGCGACTGGCAGCGAGCTGGTATCATACAAAATATGATAATTATATTTATCTGGCCCATACAGGTATCTCCAGAGCCGGAGGATTTTCGGTAAAAGAATGGCGTAGTGATAACACTGAAATCAATGGTATTGAAGCAGAAGCAGCATACAAATTTGACCTGACTAAATTTGGAAAATGGGAATTCGGTTCTTATTTCGATTTGGTACGGAATATAAGTGTAGCGGATTCTTCCATCAGAAAATGGAGTGATGGAGATTATATGCCGAATATGCCTACCAGCAGATTCGGATTTAATCTGGCGGGTACTATTAACAGGTTTAGTCTCAATGTGTCTTTGGATCATTATATGAAACAAAAATATCTTGGTAAAAACATCAATCCGGAACTTCCTATGCCGGCATATTCGCTTTTAAATACCCGTATTTCTTATGAAAGTACCTTAAGTAATTTGAATATTGAATATTATGTTACCGGAAATAATCTGCTGAATAAAGAAGCCAGACCACAAAATTCACCTCTGAAGTTTTTGGCTCCATTACCAGGTATTAATATTTCTGTAGGTGTAAAGATAAAAGTGTAA